The following are encoded in a window of Eschrichtius robustus isolate mEscRob2 chromosome 1, mEscRob2.pri, whole genome shotgun sequence genomic DNA:
- the NDUFB1 gene encoding NADH dehydrogenase [ubiquinone] 1 beta subcomplex subunit 1 yields the protein MNLLQIVRDHWVHILVPVGFVVGCYLDRRNDEKLIAFRNKSLLYKRELRPSEEVTWK from the exons ATGAACTTACTTCAGATTGTACGTGACCACTGGGTACATATACTTGTCCCTGTGGGATTTGTCGTTGGATGTTACCTAGACAGAAGGAATGATGAAAAGCTTATTGCCTTCCGGAACAAGAGTCTGTTATATAAAAG GGAATTAAGACCCAGTGAAGAAGTCACCTGGAAGTAA